A stretch of Prunus dulcis chromosome 6, ALMONDv2, whole genome shotgun sequence DNA encodes these proteins:
- the LOC117629650 gene encoding transcription factor EMB1444-like has protein sequence MGTTALRQLLKSLCSNNSPWKYAVIWKLKHQSDLILAWEDGYCHHPKPREAVEHSPDDIYFSDASVHDGGSTGYPIGLAVADMSHLQHTFGKGVVGEVACTGNHKWVSLHSLCTRESDSKLVPECPDEWLLQFALGIKTILLVPVLPYGVLQLGSMETVAEDQAVVAFVKDRFNAIHNVAGKTVPSTLFRDIRAESLWPQSSSLMENAFESSAVTINPLKVERSEEIGNIRLNDILLSTLEQFVQLPTIENVLLDSGTDQPEVLKRIGENEIGVPRIYHIGESNPLSQCVDTDMLETIETQMFGLSCLEEELLAHSQYGGYNVDVLGDPLSGFNSYSAGGIAEQLLNYNNAEDISHNRKDSFFSFPENCELHKALGTTFQRQTDEHLWNSSISIDDTCSSSGLQKDFIRSIEPSRLSKGSDAENLFESMVARDDTSSSRSDNIKSCMTTSSQFPASCEQLKFEASAPMESDSMTWNHASASFKGTMSTLLDKEQQGKGYTSTKPKKEQKSSGANARRTRLSNSPKLRPRDRQLIQDRVKELRELVPNGAKCSIDGLLDRTIKHMLYLRTMTDQAEKLECYAHQEVPRSNNMSEAKIGGQNGTSRGFEIGSELQICPIVVEDLQHPGHMLIEMLCDEHGLFLDIAQAIRRLELTILKGVMETRSSNMWGHFIVEAPRGFHRMDVFWPLLHLLQRRRNNISSKI, from the exons ATGGGAACTACTGCTCTGAGGCAGTTGCTCAAGAGCCTCTGCAGCAACAATTCGCCGTGGAAATATGCGGTGATTTGGAAGCTCAAGCACCAGAGCGATTt GATATTGGCCTGGGAGGATGGGTACTGCCATCATCCAAAACCAAGAGAAGCTGTGGAACATTCACCGGATGACATCTACTTCAGCGACGCAAGTGTACATGATGGTGGATCTACAGGCTATCCAATTGGACTAGCAGTGGCTGATATGTCACATCTTCAGCACACATTTGGAAAAGG GGTTGTCGGTGAGGTGGCTTGCACAGGGAACCATAAATGGGTTTCCCTTCACAGTTTGTGCACCAGAGAGTCTGACTCTAAGTTAGTTCCTGAG tGTCCAGATGAATGGCTTCTTCAGTTTGCGTTGGGTATCAAG ACAATTTTGCTTGTACCTGTACTTCCATATGGAGTTTTGCAACTTGGCTCCATGGAAACG GTTGCTGAAGATCAGGCAGTGGTTGCTTTTGTGAAAGATAGATTCAATGCCATTCACAATGTTGCGGGGAAAACTGTACCTTCTACCTTATTTAGGGACATTCGAGCTGAATCATTATGGCCACAATCATCTAGTTTAATGGAGAACGCATTTGAATCATCAGCTGTTACCATTAACCCACTCAAGGTTGAAAGGTCAGAAGAGATTGGTAACATCAGACTGAATGATATCTTACTGTCAACTTTGGAGCAATTTGTGCAATTGCCAACCATTGAAAATGTACTTCTAGACTCTGGAACAGATCAGCCAGAAGTTCTTAAGAGAATTGGAGAAAATGAGATTGGTGTTCCACGTATTTATCACATTGGAGAATCGAATCCACTCAGTCAGTGTGTAGATACCGACATGCTGGAGACCATAGAGACTCAAATGTTTGGGTTGTCTTGTTTGGAGGAAGAACTTCTAGCCCATTCTCAGTATGGTGGTTATAACGTGGATGTGCTTGGAGACCCTTTAAGTGGTTTCAATTCTTACTCTGCTGGAGGTATAGCAGAACAACTGTTGAATTACAATAATGCTGAAGATATAAGTCACAACAGGAAGGATAGTTTCTTTAGCTTTCCTGAAAATTGTGAACTACACAAAGCACTTGGAACAACTTTCCAGAGGCAGACCGATGAACATTTATGGAATTCATCCATCTCCATTGATGACACATGTAGCAGCTCTGGTTTGCAGAAAGATTTCATTCGCAGTATTGAGCCATCAAGGCTTTCGAAAGGAAGCGATGCTGAGAACCTCTTTGAATCCATGGTAGCCAGAGATGACACCTCATCGAGCAGATCTGACAATATTAAATCATGTATGACCACATCAAGTCAATTTCCTGCTTCTTGTGaacaattgaaatttgaagcaaGTGCCCCAATGGAGAGTGATTCAATGACGTGGAATCATGCATCCGCTTCTTTCAAAGGCACGATGAGCACTTTGCTTGACAAAGAGCAGCAGGGCAAAGGATACACTTCTACAAAGCCtaaaaaggaacaaaagtCGTCCGGTGCCAATGCAAGAAGGACCAGGCTTAGCAACAGCCCAAAGCTAAGACCAAGAGATAGACAATTGATTCAGGATCGTGTCAAAGAGCTGCGGGAACTCGTCCCAAATGGTGCCAAG TGCAGCATTGATGGCCTTTTAGACCGAACCATAAAACACATGCTGTATTTAAGAACCATGACTGACCAAGCTGAAAAACTGGAGTGCTATGCGCATCAAGAG GTACCTCGTTCTAATAACATGAGCGAGGCCAAAATTGGTGGCCAAAATGGGACAAGCAGGGGTTTTGAAATCGGAAGCGAACTTCAGATTTGCCCTATTGTGGTAGAAGATCTTCAACACCCAGGGCACATGCTTATAGAG ATGCTATGTGATGAACATGGACTTTTCCTAGACATTGCCCAAGCTATCCGTCGATTGGAGTTGACCATCTTGAAGGGTGTGATGGAAACCCGCTCAAGCAACATGTGGGGACATTTTATTGTTGAG GCTCCCAGGGGGTTTCACAGAATGGATGTTTTTTGGCCGCTGCTACACCTTCTGCAACGCAGAAGAAATAACATATCAAGCAAGATCTGA